The nucleotide sequence GAAAATTAAAGACTGCAGGGTTTTTTTCTCATACTCTCAACAATTTTTCCGTAGGCACGAATTTTCCGCATAAACTTATTTCTGTCAGTAGGGCTGCCACTTGTCAGCAAATATTCCCAGCCATATTTCTTCCAGATATCATACTCAGCTTCCCGTCTGCTTATTGGATTCACATTAATCTTGTTGAGGCTCTTGAGATTGCTAATTAATGCCACGGCATGAGAAAACATATTCTCAAAGCCACTTTTTGGATCCGGTGTCTGATTGACCACAGACAGATGCTGCAATTTGTCCAGTTCATTGAATGTCTCAACTTCATTCTCAATGGGATTATTCTTCAAGTTGATCTCCAGCAGATTGGGAAAAATGTCCAAGTGTTGAGTGGGCTCACAATCCGGTAAGTGGATCCTTCTCAATCCATTATGCATGAGAAGGAGCACTTCCAAACTCTGGATATTACCAAGTTTGAGGATTTCGTCAAAGTTCGACAGCTTATTCATGTGCAGATCCAGGTTAAGAAGATTTTTGAAGACAAAATTGCAATCTGGGACGGCAAGAGTTGAAATATTGTTATTCTGCAGCGAGAGGTATTCAATCCAGGGAAAGAGACGAGCAGTTTGGAGAATATCCTTGAAGGAACTCAATCCACAGTCGCTCAAATTGATGTCCTTCACGTGACGGAATGATGGTTCGAGGTCAGAAATATCCAAATCCGAGGGCAATACAAGTCGATTTTGCCTAATAGAATTGAAAGGTAATAGATAAATGAGAAAATCTAGCaaggaataaattaaattcttacGATAGATTCAAGTAGGATAGACGTGGCAATTGACTGGCAATGTCTGCAACAATTCTCCAATTCCAAATGAGTGTAGCCGAAAGATTGACCGTAACCAAATTGCAGAAGGGCATTAAATCCCCTGCAGTTTGGGTATTTGAGCATGCCACAGAAATATCCTCAAGTAGCTCCACATGGCTCTGTTTCTTCATGATCTTCTCAGCTccaacaaattcaaaaattgatgcTTTCACATTCTCCTTGACTTGCTGCATGAGATTCTCATCCAGGGGATTGCCAATATTCAGTACATAGCGCTTCTCAATGGCTCCAGCCAGAGAATCAAATGGAACAATCTTCCCCGGACGAATCATAGAGCCTGCATTAGGACATGTCGTTTCAAAGTACTGAATCTCATTGACACATCCATTGTGCTTCCCGCGACGAGAATCATCCCACTCAACACCCACCCACAATCCGGAATAACCTTTGATCTGGGAAATGGAGAATATATATTCCACAAAAATGCATCATATATTTTTGGTTCCCACTCGCGCAAAGTgcttccatattttttttctgacttacCTCACCAAAAAATTTCACTGTCCCATAGTCACTATTCACCTTAATTCGTGAATTAATTGGGAAAGTTGACATCTGCTCCACCAGCCCCACCATTTTTCCCAAATTTCACCTGAATCGCACTTTCCCGTAGGAATATAACACCAGCACCAGCGACAATCGATGCAAATCTCATCAACTTCACCACTTTTATGACCAGAATACgcaaaaaacaacaatttattGGCAAAAATAGATTAAGCCAGGAATTTTCACTCAGGAACAAAACAGACTGACACTGGAGACTTTGTGATGACACATACTCTCCAAAAAGCATGGAGTGATGGTTTGACGATCTGACAGTGGTGGGggaaaaaataggggaaagtctcCAATCAGTGAGAAAACGCGGTCTACTGAGAATTCTGTCCCCACACGCGAtagtaaaaaataatcaaaacctCGAGGCTAAAACAAGTAAATGTTATTGAAAGTAAATCAAATAGTGTGGCAATTTTATCGGAATTTGCATAAAATGAGCTTGGAGGAGGCTAAGAAAATTGCAGCCTATAGGGCAGTGGatgaatttgtgaaaaatgacCAAATTGTGGGCATCGGCAGTGGATCAACCGTTATCTACGCTGTGGAGCGTCTAGCTGAAAAGGTGCACAAGGAGAAAATAAATGTGATCTGCATCCCAACCAGTTTCCAAGCTCGTCAGCTCATCATTGGCAATGGTCTCAAATTGAGTGAATTGGAAATGCATCCAGAAATTGATGTTGTTATCGATGGAGCAGATGAATGTGATGAGAATCTCACCCTTATAAAGGGCGGTGGTGGATGTCTacttcaggaaaaaattgtggCATCATGCTCGAAGAAAATGGTTGTCGTGGCTGACTACACCAAGGACTCCAAGACACTGGGACAGCAATATAAGAAAGGCATCCCTATTGAAGTTGTTCCAATGGCTTATATCCCTATTCGCAATAAAATCCAGAATCTCTATGGGGGAAAACTTCAGCTGAGGATGGCAGTAGCTAAGGCAGGACCCTGTATCACTGACAATGGCAATTTCATTCTGGATTGGCATTTTCCCACCGGAGATCATGACTGGGCAAAGATTGGCACGGAAATAGGGATGATTCCTGGGGTTGTGGAGACTGGATTGTTTGTTAAAATGGCAGAGAAGGCTTTCTTTGGTCAATCAGATGGGACTGTAAAAGAGAAATCATCCTGAATGTACTTaattatttctgtaatttttttttctgggaacaAGTAAAATCAgcatgacataacctcacttttgctTTCCTGGCGGGGCTTCATCAGTTGATGTGTCAGTTTTGCTTTCTTATTGGAGTTGGTTTATTTTTTCCTGAATTTACCCCCTTTAAATGGCAACAAAAATAAATCAGAAGGAGTACCTTAAGAAATACTTATCCGGCGATGTGGgcgagaagaagaaaaagaaaaaaaagcgacCGATTGTTGGACAAacgtgagtaaaaaaaaatcagtaaacaAAAAATCCTTTTCGTCAATGTCGTCAATGAAAAACGTTTTCCGGCTCTTCCAGGGTGAAGATCATCGATGATGACATTGATGTGTCGAAAATGCAACATTTCCAGGACAATGATGACTTAGAAATGCTGACTACCGGTGAAGATGCTCCACAAGTGGTTGGGGTCATTGACGAGCGTCCGCCGGAATTGAGAGCTCAAGATTTCAAAAACAGCACAAAGTGGAAGGTTATCAGTGATGATAATGGGTATGAATCTTCACTGACTATTCAGCAATTGGATAGGCAATCGGGTCGAGTTGAAAAGTCCCAAACGAGCAAGTCTTCAGAGAGGAGAGAAACGTCCAAAAAGAAATACGAGAGTAGTCCGGATCTCTCACCACGGCGGAAAAGGAATACAAGCGTAGATTTGTCTCCTCCTCGTCGCAGAAGCAGCCCTGATTTGAGTCCTAAGCGACGTGGAAGACATTCTCCAGATCTATCACCCCCTAGAAGGAGATCCCGATCACCCAAAAGGAACCAATCCTCGTCTAGTAGAAATCGCAATTCTCCTCGAAGACGACTCTCTGATGACCTTTCACCTCCCCGTAGAGACCGGGGCAGGAAAGATTCTGAATATAGACGAGATAGCAGGAATTTGTCACCTCCACGAAGGAAGGAACATTCCAGAGGTCGTAGAACTCCTCCAGATTTATCGCCTCCGAGGAAAAGGTTCAGTCCAAGACCTTCCACATCCAGAAGGAGACAATCAACAGACTTTTCGCCCAAGAGAAGGAGGAACAGAGATCCCTCTCCTTCACCACGTAGAAAGCCTTCTATAAGTCCAGACCTTTCGCCCAGGAGACGCAAACGTTCCTCTTCGCATGACTCTCCAGACAGAAACAAGATGAAGAAGACTTTGGAGGGCAAAACAGCCGGTCTGCAGGATGCAAAATCTCTTCGGACAGAGAGCGAGAAAATCAGGAAGCGAGATGCTGAAGCATTCAGCAAGATGAGTGATGATATGTCTGGTAGAAATGCCAGGGCTGTTGTCCGGGATAGAAGAACGGGAAGAATACGGGATCTGGAGGCAGAGGCTGAGAAGGATCGTGCTAAGGAGCGCAAGGAGCAAGAGAAGAAAGCGGTTTATGATCGCTGGGGGAAGGGATTGAAGCAAGTGGAGGATTATAGGCAGAGAATTGATGAAGAAAGCTATGAAATGAGCAAACCTCTGGCAAGGTATTCCGATGATGCTGACCTGGACAATTATCTGAAGCAGCAGGAACGCGAGGGAGATCCCATGTTGGAGTACATTAGGCAGAAGGAACGTGAGAAGCAGACGGACAGCAAAAAACCCACTGTACCAGTTTATAGGGGTCCATATCCAGAAAACAGATTCAGTATTCGACCTGGCTATCGATGGGATGGAGTGGATAGATCCAATGGATATGAGAAAAAATGGTTTGATGTGCAGAACAAGAAGAAAGCCATCCAGGAGGAGGCCTATCGGTACAGCACGGAAGATTTATAAGACTATTTGATTTTTACAAATAGGCAGACAAATTTTATGATGCAAAATAAAGAAGAATGTGTGATTCTCCCTGACACGctaataaattaataagaatTGAGATTGGATAGTTGAGTTTACGATTTACCGGGTGTGGCGTGCTCTGGGGATTCACTAGCGGCGACCTCCACGATAATTGGAAGAACGTCCCTGGTTGTAGCCACCTTGATTGTAGCCTCCCTGGTTGTTACTCCCCTGATTCTGTCCCCACTGCTGATTGTAGTTCCCTTGATTATGGCCTCTCTGGTAGTTCTGATCCTGGTAGTCTTGTTGATTTCTATTGCCGTAGTTGTCACGACGGTAGTTGTCTGAGCCTGGAATTATTCCCAATCAATTTATTATCAgttcaatttgaaaaacaaacgaGATAAACCTTTCTGTGACCAGCCGCCTTGAACGCGACTACCACCACCCTGATGGCCCCCGCCACGATGCTGGCCACCATCGGAACGGTTATCGTAGAATTGGTTGTTGCCCTGCGACTGATAGTTCGAGTACTGCTGCTGTTGCTGATAGTTCGAGTAGCCCTGATTTTGCTGGAATCCTCCTCGGCCTCCGCCCCCACCACCGCCGCCGCCCTAttaattttccctttttatTACATTTCGTTTTTTcgagaatcttttttttttcgaacaaaattttacaattttatctaGCCTactaagttttaaaaaaaatctcatgcaGGAGTTTCCTCGTGGAAAACATGCAGGTTCAGTAGTGTTTCCTTCGACTTACCCTTCCTCCTCCACGTCCACCTCCTCCGCCGCCCGTTGAACGATTCTTCTGCCACGAAGGCATCTCTGGAGGCGGAACTGCATATTCCCAAGCCCTACCACCCCGATCTGGAACCTGCCCAATGATGTGCCTCTGAATTTTGCTGCGAGTGTTTCTCCTAACAGCAGCACTGCTGGTCTTCTCAATTATCACGAGATGATTCCGAGCTGCCAGCAGAGCAGAGATATCAGTGTCCTTGCCGCCGGTCTGCAGAGTATCCAGATGCTGTCTCTTCAGATTGTACCTCTGATAGATCTCATCTCCTTTACTCTTGAGCCTATCTGACCACTGGAAAGACTGCACAGTTACATCGAGTCGCGTGAGAAGCATCTTTCGTCGCAGATCATACTCCAGATCAAGCTCTTGCTGAAGTTTCACGAGTTTCTGCCACTGCTCTCCCGAAAGGGTATTCATGGGATTAAACAGAGGTTTACCCACTCGCTTCGGTCCAGCTTTCTGCATCACCTCAGCCAGACGCGAGTCAATCTTGTCAAACAGGGCTTTGCATGGGAAATTCTCCGGAGGCTTTCCCATTCCTAAACCCATTGCCAGCTCTTTCAGGGCAGCCGCCGTGGGAGATTCTTCCAAAGTTATCACGTTGCTGGTGTCTTTGGGCTTATTTGCCCTCACCATTTTCAGTGCCATGAGTTCATTGACCAGGAAAGAAAAGAGTAGTGTAAGAGACTCAAGAGTATTGAAGCGATTCTTGTCCATGCCGTCTGTCAGACTGCTAAAAGGACACTTCATCTCTTTGAGGAAACTCGACAGAGTCATCCGGAAGGAGTCAACATCACCATCATCGGACAATTGCTCATCAATATTGCCCAGAACACGAATCTCATTCGTCAGCCAAACCAGCAGCTTTCGTGCATCCTCATTGAGGGTCTTTTCCTGGAACACTGCACTGCAGTTGCCAGTGTACCTGCAGTTTTATACGTTAATAATGCTATTCTGCGGTCCTTTCTTATACCAATCGATGTAGGACAATCTTACCCAACACATTGTAGTGCTTCGATGAAATCAGGATCCATAATTTAAAGGAAAAACGGGAAAAACTCTGGAGGCTGCACGAGGAGAAAACTTTCCAAACGTCACAACCCGGCACTCTCTTCTCTCACTCTCTCCGAATCCGAGTCTCTccaattttctctctctctctctctgtctttcAGAGatgattttaaatttcatgaaattttagaaatttataacCCAGAGGCCGTATCTTTCAGATGTGAGACTTTGATTTTGTGAgaaaagccaactctccgtgtggaagtcgcctatttggtatccacgaaattttcaattggaaattttctcatcaaaaatcggggagaattctcgagtggtgtattcccggtgagagttttataaatttacatagaaaataagcaaataaattaaaatatcgcgttttttttaaattttaaccctttaaggacgattggaacaccggtgtcctataaagaaaataatttttcctgactaactaaagttatttcttctttatgttagtacgtaatcgtaaagtagaaggttgaaggcatctaggatattttttgcaagtcttcagCTATTTGCTACATagcaaatttttaagctaaaaaatggtgagttttttaaattctcatattgaaattttattttaaatattaggtgagattcttaacaatctcacctactataatcctaacaaaatttcatgtcgtccgatcgcgctcaaacttggccaaaacgtgtttcagcacttcctgatcacgaatatatatgtggctaatttatgttcccggccggccgctctttggagcttaatagctcctaaactaaaaaagatatcgacttgcggttttcggcaaaggttatatatcgggtgaaaattgcaacttggtgcattgaccccccaccccccacccctccttccgccattttgaagacccccctttttttgttttctcaatagatccgcccctatggcatcgagcgggctcaaattttagtatgttatagctgggccttagaactttccatcaataccaaacttaaggtcccccgacccccctgacccgagctataagggtccaaaaaaaatttcttaaaatggccataactccagttctaattgtcagaatttaaaaagtgagggctttttggaaagctctcgtgaaatgccacttccccttctaacatcgcaagttcataaaaccaccgctaggggcgctattattaaaaagaaaatttttaaatcttaaaagttaaataactcaaaaattccattgtgcatcgggctaaaattttagtatgttgtagccgttgattatacctatcaaacaaaaaaaaccttaagtcgatccataacccctgacccgagctataaggggtcaaagttcgaacattgaccggcctctatctccggttctaattaacatagcgacatatattttacctttttggtttcgtctcaatgagcactttcagatggaagttcaaaaagtcaccacaggtggcgctgtgatagcgtcaaaattcatcgaaattcaaagtcacttttctcaaaaattcctttgtgcaagttaatgaaattttagtatgttgtagtccagtctaggacgtttccaaaatggtgcgtatgcgcgctgtggtttcaatagaaccggagatatgaggggtcaaagttcacaaaattcaaaaaatcatatcaccggttctatgtgaccgattttgatgaatgagggcttaaacgaaagatctcaccaaatgctacaactttctagaatatttgaacttcgtgggaccaacaccaggggcgccacagtcgaaaaaccaatttcaatatcacataacctcaattatctcgactgtcgctgaaccgattttgatgattacttcaacataattgtagagcacatttgtctctacatttcgtccatacatcattttccactcagactacgctatcactccgattttgccgtttaagtgtgaaaaaattgatttttccaataataacgctttgaa is from Phlebotomus papatasi isolate M1 chromosome 1, Ppap_2.1, whole genome shotgun sequence and encodes:
- the LOC129809433 gene encoding tubulin-specific chaperone E, with translation MVGLVEQMSTFPINSRIKVNSDYGTVKFFGEIKGYSGLWVGVEWDDSRRGKHNGCVNEIQYFETTCPNAGSMIRPGKIVPFDSLAGAIEKRYVLNIGNPLDENLMQQVKENVKASIFEFVGAEKIMKKQSHVELLEDISVACSNTQTAGDLMPFCNLVTVNLSATLIWNWRIVADIASQLPRLSYLNLSQNRLVLPSDLDISDLEPSFRHVKDINLSDCGLSSFKDILQTARLFPWIEYLSLQNNNISTLAVPDCNFVFKNLLNLDLHMNKLSNFDEILKLGNIQSLEVLLLMHNGLRRIHLPDCEPTQHLDIFPNLLEINLKNNPIENEVETFNELDKLQHLSVVNQTPDPKSGFENMFSHAVALISNLKSLNKINVNPISRREAEYDIWKKYGWEYLLTSGSPTDRNKFMRKIRAYGKIVEKYGCPDEALVRPATKQSSVITVNLLDPEANRLVTKKLPKKMMIQALQGLVIKLFKSEPGKFPILSYVDAERQDVCVVLDNMSKNLDYYSIQDGDTIIIQW
- the LOC129809449 gene encoding ribose-5-phosphate isomerase, encoding MLLKVNQIVWQFYRNLHKMSLEEAKKIAAYRAVDEFVKNDQIVGIGSGSTVIYAVERLAEKVHKEKINVICIPTSFQARQLIIGNGLKLSELEMHPEIDVVIDGADECDENLTLIKGGGGCLLQEKIVASCSKKMVVVADYTKDSKTLGQQYKKGIPIEVVPMAYIPIRNKIQNLYGGKLQLRMAVAKAGPCITDNGNFILDWHFPTGDHDWAKIGTEIGMIPGVVETGLFVKMAEKAFFGQSDGTVKEKSS
- the LOC129809436 gene encoding BUD13 homolog translates to MATKINQKEYLKKYLSGDVGEKKKKKKKRPIVGQTVKIIDDDIDVSKMQHFQDNDDLEMLTTGEDAPQVVGVIDERPPELRAQDFKNSTKWKVISDDNGYESSLTIQQLDRQSGRVEKSQTSKSSERRETSKKKYESSPDLSPRRKRNTSVDLSPPRRRSSPDLSPKRRGRHSPDLSPPRRRSRSPKRNQSSSSRNRNSPRRRLSDDLSPPRRDRGRKDSEYRRDSRNLSPPRRKEHSRGRRTPPDLSPPRKRFSPRPSTSRRRQSTDFSPKRRRNRDPSPSPRRKPSISPDLSPRRRKRSSSHDSPDRNKMKKTLEGKTAGLQDAKSLRTESEKIRKRDAEAFSKMSDDMSGRNARAVVRDRRTGRIRDLEAEAEKDRAKERKEQEKKAVYDRWGKGLKQVEDYRQRIDEESYEMSKPLARYSDDADLDNYLKQQEREGDPMLEYIRQKEREKQTDSKKPTVPVYRGPYPENRFSIRPGYRWDGVDRSNGYEKKWFDVQNKKKAIQEEAYRYSTEDL
- the LOC129809437 gene encoding protein FAM98A encodes the protein MDPDFIEALQCVGYTGNCSAVFQEKTLNEDARKLLVWLTNEIRVLGNIDEQLSDDGDVDSFRMTLSSFLKEMKCPFSSLTDGMDKNRFNTLESLTLLFSFLVNELMALKMVRANKPKDTSNVITLEESPTAAALKELAMGLGMGKPPENFPCKALFDKIDSRLAEVMQKAGPKRVGKPLFNPMNTLSGEQWQKLVKLQQELDLEYDLRRKMLLTRLDVTVQSFQWSDRLKSKGDEIYQRYNLKRQHLDTLQTGGKDTDISALLAARNHLVIIEKTSSAAVRRNTRSKIQRHIIGQVPDRGGRAWEYAVPPPEMPSWQKNRSTGGGGGGRGGGRGGGGGGGGGRGGFQQNQGYSNYQQQQQYSNYQSQGNNQFYDNRSDGGQHRGGGHQGGGSRVQGGWSQKGSDNYRRDNYGNRNQQDYQDQNYQRGHNQGNYNQQWGQNQGSNNQGGYNQGGYNQGRSSNYRGGRR